The sequence AATTTTAGGAGTGTAAAGATAGGAAATTGCCCAATTCTTTTGGCTGTTTAGCTAAAAAATCCTAGTATTGAATTGCTGAAACAGTAAATTGACCGGAGGTCGCTGTAAAGCTTTATTCACCGCTACATGCCTGATTTTTTTCATAAAATAAAACCTCACTGCTTTTTTGTTTTTGCCGCCGTTTTATGTGAAATTTTGTTTAATTGGGTAACGCCGCCTTTGCAGTCGCCCGATGAATTCAATCATTTTTACCGCGCTTACCAGATTTCGGAGGGGTATTTTTTGCCGCAACAAAAGCACTCTAGATTGGGAGGCGATATTCCTTATGATGTTTCTGATTTTGTGGCGCCTTTTAAAATGGCAAGCAGAGTACCTGAATTAAGGCCGGCCAGAAATGGTCACTCAGATTCTTTTCCAAATGCGGTGTCTAATCAAAGCGCCTTCCGCGATTTTCCCAATACCTCCTATTATTGTCCTGTATCTTATTTGCCGCAGGCTTTAATCCTTTTTGTATTTAAACAATCTAGTGTCTCAACCGCCACATTGTATTATGCGGGCCGGATTTTTATGTTTCTGGTATGCCTATTTGCTATGGCTTTTGTCATTAAAATTATGCCGGTTTATAAGTGGCTCTTTACTCTTTTGGCCCTGCTTCCCATGAACCTGTTTATTATGAACTCTTTCAGCGCCGACAATGTGACCAATATTTTGTCTTTTTTATTTATTGCGCTTGTTATTAAATCTGTTTTTGGTAAAGATAAGATCACCGATCAGATCCTTATCTGGCTGGTGGTTATAGCCGGTTTATTAGCTCTTGCCAAACTGGTATATGTAGCTTTGATTTTCTTGCTTTTTCTTATTCCTGGGCAAAAATTTAAGTCGGTTAAACAGCGTGTCGTCGCTATAAGCAGTGTTTTTGGTGTGTCGATTTTATTTTTTTTGTTTTGGTCGTCGGTTGTAATGAAAAACTACCTGTTGTATGACGAGTATGCCCCTGCTTACCGCAACGCCGCAACAATAGTGCCTGAAGCTAACTATTACGAACAAAAAGCTTACATACTCAACCATCCAACTTATTTTCCGAAAGTGATTTGTAATACTGTTTCTAACCCGGATAAAACCTATTTGGCCACTTATATTGGTGCCTTTGGGGCTTTTTTAGATGTCACCCTTCCACTTTGGCTTATCGTTCTTTCTTACGGTGTAATTATTTTTGTAGCTTTTAGTGAGAAAAATGAATTGAGATTTTCTGGACGTCAAAGGCTTGTTCTTTTTATAGCTGCGTTCAGCTGTTTTGTTTTACTCTTACTTTCTCAACACCTAACCTGGGATAGTGTTGGAAGCGGGCGTGTAGAATTACTACAGGGCCGTTATTTTGCACCTTTGTTTCCTTTAATATTTATGGCTTTGGGCAATCCTTTCCCGAAATTAAAATTTAAAGTCGCTGCCATGGTTGTAGTTTCAGTTTTTTGTTTGATGGCTTTTTCGGTGTGGGCACTTTACGAACGGTATATCTCTGACCCTTATGATGATGTAACGGTCATTACCTGCGGGGCTGAACAGCTTGATGAATCAGGGAACTATAAAACCTCTTCTCCTGGTGTTTATCTCGAAGGCCGTTCCAATCAAACTTCTGTTGAAAAAAGAAACGGCAATTATTCCGCTGTAGTTTCACCAGCACTGCCTTATATTCTCACTTATGTTTTTAAAGGATTCCACACCGGAGATCTAATAGATATTAGTGCCTGGCAAAAAGGTGACGCTACTTTGTGCGTATTGGGAGGAAAAAAAGAGTGTGGCGATTTTTATAATGAATTCAGCGACGTGCAATACACTGATAGAAACGGATGGATAAATCTGCATGGTATTTTCGTAATTGATTCTTCGTGCGATACTGTGAATGTTGGATTTTTTATGCGAAGTAAATCTAACCAAACAGCTTACGTAGATGATCTTACTTTTAAGCTGAAACGAAAATTGAAACCTTAATTGGCACGGAAGTTAGCGATTAAGACGCATACGCAAGGTGATCTGAATTTTTAATGTTCACAGAGCGATGCGATCATTTTGCTGTTTGCAGGAAAAAGGGTAGTATTGAAATTTCAAAAAATAACCCATACAAAAAACTAAGCAGTTCATGTTTAAATCCCTTATTACTATAAAGCCCGCTTCGTTTTTTATTTTTGCAGCGGTAACTTTTGGCATTCTTTATGGCTGTGTAAGGCCACCTTTGCAGTCACCCGACGAGTTCAACCATTTTTGCAGAGCTTACCAGATCGCTGAAGGAAAGTTTTTTCCGGAAAAAACGGATAAAAGATTAGGTGGTCAAATTCCAATGAGTTTTGATCAATTAAGATTTTTATATGTTCCATGTACTTACCTGCCTGATTATAAAACGCGACTAAAAGAAATGAGGGAAGGTTTGGAAATTAAACTTTCAACTAACGATACAAAGTTTATAGATTTTCCTAATACGTCCTATTACTCGCCAGTATCGTATCTTCCACAGTCATTCGCGATCTTTATACTTAAACCATTTAATCCCTCGGTAGGCCTTTTGTATTATGGCAGTAGAATGTTCTCATACGTGGTGTGGCTGATAGCTATGTTTTTTGTGATCCGTAAGCTGCCAATCTATAAATGGCTTTTTGCTTTACTGATTCTTATGCCTGGAGATATTTATATTAACAATAGTTTTAGCGCCGATCTAATGACCAATGTTCTGACTCTGTTGTTGATTGCGCACATTCTGCAAAGAGCATTCGATGATAAGCCCTTCACCTTAAAAGATTTTTGTTGGCTATTGATTTTCGGAATTCTGCTGGCGCTAACTAAGATAGTTTACATAAGTTTAGTGTTATTGGTCTTTGTTATTCCTGCCGAAAAATTCGGTACACGTCGAAGAAAACTAATTTACAGTGGAATTATTTTTATTATTGCTTGTATTGTAGCCCAGTTATGGTCGGCACAGATCATGAAATATTATATTCCCTACAATGAGTATCATGAAGTAATGCGGGAATTCTCAACTGTACACGAGAAAGCGAATTATTACCTGCAAAAAGAACATTTAAAACAGCACCCTTTTCATTTTTTCGAAGTCATTCTAAACAGTTTGTTTAAGGATGATTTTTATTTGCACAGTTATATAGGCAGGTTTGGAACTTTCCTCGATAGTCCGATACCAAATTGGTTATCGCTGCTCTATTACATGGGGATCATTTTTGTAGCTTGCACAGAATTCACAAAACGATCGCTCTCTTATTTTCAAAAGATGGTCCTTTTTCTCTCAGCATTTGGAACATATGCTCTGTTATTATTAACGCAACACCTTACGTGGAATAGTATAGGAAACACTATTATTGGCTCTTTCCAGGGAAGATATCTGGTGCCTATATTTCCGCTCATCTTTTTACTTTTAAATAATAGCTGGCAAAAAATCAAACTGAATCCTGCTTTATTTGTAATGGTTTTGGTTGTTTTCAGTAACATCTATTGTTGTCGTATGCTTTATGTAAAGTATATAAATAGTTTTACTGAGATTACTGAACTTTTTTATAGTGCTGATTCTTTTAAAGAAGAGGAGGTGTTGAAGATGAACGGCGAAATTATAAATGTAAAAGGAAGAAGCTCCAATCAATTTAGAAGTGCCAGGTATTCTGTAGCGCTGGCTCCCGACTCTTCCAGAAGATTTATTTACAAATTTAATAAAGCACAAAAAAAAGATCTTGTAGAAATTTTCTTCTGGCGAAAAGGTGAGGGTGCAGAAATAGAAGCAACGGGTTTCGAAAGTTGTTCGCCCTATAAATTCCTTAATCATAATGTTAAGTTAAAAAGCGATAGTGGATGGAACAGGACGCAAGTGTTCTTTTCCTTTTCAAATGATTGTGCCGCTGACGGAGAGTTTTCTGTTTTTAATCGGGGCAACGACACCGTTTATCTCGATGACTTTCGTTTTAAACTCATTCGAAATAAATAATCTCAAAAAGCTTAATATTTGCTGAGTAAATTGGTCAGCTTATAATCTTCTTTTATCGAAAATCAAGCACTCTCATCGCATTAGAATTTAAAGTAATTACAAATTAACTATATTTGTTCGCATCCCTAATCTTCTTTATTATGAAAAAAAATCTACTACTATTAATAGTTCTTTGTTTTATTGGTACTGTTAAAGCCCAGGATTTTTTAGGACTTCAAAGCAGTAATTACGCCGGAGTTACCGGGGCTTATAGCAATGCCGCTAATATAGTTGACAACCGTTTTGTTGTTGATATTGCTCTGTTAGGTTTAAATACAGGAATTCACAATAACTATTTGGGAATCAAACGCAGTAGCATTGGCTTTTCAGACACGAGCTGGAACAACAGGGATAATAATTTTAAGCTCAACAATAATGGTAAGTCTAAGGCTATTTATATGACCAATAGACTTGTACTTCCTTCTTTTATGATTTCTTTAAACAGAAAAAATGCCATTGCTTTTAACTGGAGTGTACGTAATTTCATTAATGTGAGTGGAATTTCGCAGGATCTCGCAGATCTTTTATATAGTGATCTGTCCTTAACACGCCTTTTAAATAAAAGATTGCAAAATAAAAATCTTGACATGCAGCAAATGTCATGGGCAGAGTATGGTTTAACCTACGCAAGGGTTATAAAACCCGATGGTCCGCATTTTCTTAAAGCTGGGGTTACAGTCAAACTTCTTCAGGGCCTCGAAGCGGCTTATGTGTATGTGAGAGATCTCGACTACCAGGTAAGTACAAAAGATACCATGAGTTTTTTTAAAACAGAAGTAGCCTATGGTCACTCAGATAATCTTGATTTCACCAGCAATAACCCTGCAAGCGCCTACAAATTCACTTCGTCACCAGGTTTTGGTTTTGATTTAGGGGCAGTATACGAATGGCGACCAAAATATTTGGATTACCAGTACGAGATGGACGGTAAGTCTGGATTATTTCGCCGTGATAAAAATAAATACAAAGTAAAAGCCAGCTTAGCTATAAACGATATTGGAGGAATACGCTTTAAAAAAGGAGCTTTGTCTAATGACTTTACTGCTGATGTAACGCGCTTTAATATTGGCGTTTTTAATAATGCGGATAACATTACAGAATTTGATTCCATTATTAAAGCCCATCCACAGGAATTTCCGGCAAAAAACGATAAAAGAACTTTCACCATGCGTTTGCCAATGTCTGTAAATGCTCAGGTGGATTATCGAATATGGAAACCTTTTTACGTGAATCTGACGGCAAATTTTACTAATTTTTTTAAGAAACAAGAATCCAAAGTTTATGACTACACAAACATTAGCATAGCACCGCGTGTAGAAGGTAAATGGTTTGGGTTAGGTATTCCGGTTTCATACAACACCTTAGCAGCCAAACACGGACAATTCGTAGGCGTTGGAACTATGGTGCGTCTCGGGCCATTGGTTGTAGGTTCTAACAATCTTCTTAATTATTTTGCTTCAGAAATTTATGGTGCCGATTTTTATTTTCTCCTGAAAATTCCAATTCCATACGGTATGAAGAAGGATCGTGACCATGATGGTATTAGCGATAGAAAAGATAAATGCCCGAAAGTACCTGGTATATGGGAGTTTAAAGGTTGCCCTGATAAGGATGGCGACCACGTTCAGGATTCGGAAGACCGTTGTCCTGATGAGGCAGGGCTTGTTCAACTTATGGGTTGCCCTGACCGCGATGGTGATGGAATTACAGACAGGGAAGACATGTGTCCTGATTCGGCAGGAACAGCCGAGTTTAAGGGATGCCCTGATACAGACAATGATAAAATTATTGACCGGTTAGATGAGTGTCCTGCCGAAGCTGGTTTGTCAGAGTTTAATGGTTGTCCTGATAAAGATGCCGATGGCACACCAGATAAATTGGATGACTGTCCGGACGTATTCGGAACAAAAGAAAATAAAGGTTGTCCTGATAGAGATAATGATGGTCTCGTTGATAAAAAGGATGATTGTCCTGATCAGTCAGGTCCTGTTGAAAATAAAGGTTGTCCTTATCTGGATACAGACAAAGACGGTGTGTTGGATAAAGATGATGACTGTCCTCTAGTGGCTGGTGTAATTGAACTTAAAGGTTGTCCTGTTTCAAAACCATCCGATCCTGTAGCACAGGAGGTTCCAATGAAGGCCGCTGAGAAAAAAATTATCGAGAAGGCCTTTGCCAGTCTGGAATTTGCTTCAGCAAAAGATATCATTAAACCAAAATCCTTACCGGCATTGAACGAACTTGCCAAATTAATGATTGCGCATTCTACTGATTGGAAATTGAAGTTAGCTGGACATACGGATAATCAAGGTATAGCAGAAAAAAACATGGTACTGTCCGAAAAACGTACCTTGGCTGTGAAAAAATACCTGGCGAAAAAAGGTGTTAAAGAGGATCAATTAATCACCGAGTGGTTTGGACAAACAATGCCGATTGACGATAATGCAACTCCTAAAGGACGCCAACGTAACAGAAGGGTAGAGATGAAAATTCTTCTAAAAGAGTAAGCGGATGATTTATTTACTGGTGCTGGTATGGATAATTGTTTTACTTATTGTTGTAAGGTTTGTCATAAAAAGCATCAGGAAAAACAAACAGTGGAATAAAAGATCCAGATAGAGTTCTTATTTCATAAAATTAAAAGCACCTATGGGGAAGGGAATTTATTACTGAATTTTCTTCCCCATGTCTTTTAATAAGAATACTGAAAAGAAAATAATACTTGCTGCACCCAAAACAAGACACAAGCACAAAAAAGTTTTTGTTTCAAAAAAGGGTGGTTCAGCAACAACTACAATTGGCTCTGGCGCGATCTCTTTTAAATTTAAGAGCAAATCGGGCAGGAGTTGTGGAAGGGTTGATTCGAAAAAATCGGAATCATAGTTTGGGGCTCGTAGTTTTTGATTTCCACATTTCAAAGTATATCTATTTAAAGAGTCGAGGTAACACACCAAATAGCTTGCAAACTGCTGACAGCTGATACTTTCGATGGGCAGAGGAGCAAGATCTTTATTTTCAATCTCAAGGAAAATTTCTTTTTCATTTATAGCTGGTACATTCACAATCAAAGATTGGTTCGACGAGAGATCAAATTCGAAAAGGTTATCTCTGTAGTGAATTGTTTTGTGTTTTTGCTGCTCTGTTTTATTGGTGTAAACTGTTACGTGACGAACGAAAGCGCTCGTGTCTTTCATTCTAAAGGTTAGCCGGTCTATTTGCTGGTTTTTTTCAAAAGAAAGTCTAACAACGGTTAGTTTCTTTGCAGGCTCTTCCATAAACATACTTCTGAATTTAAGTGGAAAGGTCTCGCCAGCCAATAAAGAGTTTTTAAAGTTTCCTAAAGAAATTATGTTCAAGGAATCTGTGTCAGGACCTTCCAGCTTGATGCGGTAAAAACGGTAGTCAGATGGCGCAAAATAAACACAGCGATATAAAGAATCGTAACTGGCTAAATAAATTGTGTTTAATGCCTGAGAGTTGCCAACACTTAGCCATTGCAGAGAGTCAATGCTCCCTTCTACAGAACAATAGGTGTAAGAACCCGGCGACGAGGTTTTAAAAGCAAGATTTGTCAGTTCTTCATCGGCAGCAATTTTTACAAGCAGTTCAGTGCAGTTTTGAAAATGCTTTTCAGAAAGAATTTTAAAAGGCGTAAAATTTTCTTTTTCCTTAAACGGACCTTCACTTAAATAGTAATAGGGAACTTCATGATTTGCGGAGTCGAAAAGACGTACATCGCGCAGATCTCTGGTCATGTGCGTTTTTACTTCCGGATTCAAAGGAATTTTATAATAACTCGTGCGTTTGATCCCCTTTAACTCACCTTCATGCGAAAAATTTTGAGACCTGCTAAAAGTTCCGCAAAAAATAAAAAGTGCTATGTAGAAATAGTTTGTAAGCATACAGCATTTGTTTAGAAACCTTTATTGAAAACGGAAATGCGTTTACCGCGCTGGTCCGGCTTCCAGACCTTTATTTACACGTTGTACCAGGATAGCTGCGATTTTTGAAAAGTGCTTATCAATAATTTTTTTTGGATTGTTTAAAGCAGGATCAAACTCTTCCTCTACAATTCCTGAATTTATTTCTTTAGCATCGAACGTGTAAACCGTGTAATGCACAACGATTTTTCGGTTTGGATTTCCTGCACCCATTTCATTAGGGTCTTTTGATCCGCTGGCAAGAATGTCCAACTGATTTATAAAAATAAAAATATCTGTCTTGTATTTTCCGTATAGCAGAGGCACAACTTTGGGACTTGTTAAGCGGGCTTCCATGTAACGCTTGTCACTATTGGTTTCTACAATTACCTGGCCCTTCTCAATTTTCCTTTCTTCTTTTTCTCTTTTTGGGGCTTTGTAATTAGCCTGGTCCGGAACCTTTAGATACTCGTAACTAAGGTATTGATAAACGCCATCAAGTTCTTTTTTGTACTTAACGGTGTCTTCCATCAAATCTACCACTGTGTATTTGGCCGCTTTAAAAGCCCTGTACATTTGGTCATTTAATCCGTCACGAAATTTGTAACGGATTTCTCTAGACGAAAGTTTTGTTTCGGCATGTATGAACCGATCCACTTCACCCATATAAAGTTTGGGTTCAAAAGGAATCAACATCACTTTATGGGCGGTTGCAGTTTCTTTTTCGACAGGTTTTTTTTGACTGCGAGTTGTATTCTGAGCCTTTATCAGGATAGAAAAAAATAGAAAAACAGTTATGTAAAAATTGATTTTCATTTTTAAATCCTCTCGGGATTTTCTAGTTGCGTAACCAGTCGGTATTTGCGTAAATCATAAGACCGAGTACTATGAATAAACCAACGTTATTAGCGTAATAAATTATCTGATCAGAAACTTTTTTACCAGTGATCATTTCCCATAAAATGAACATAATGTAACCGCCGTCTAACATAGGAATTGGTAAAAAATTCATAAAGGCCAGTGCCAATGATAAAAACCCTGTAAACATCCAGAATTGTTGCCAGTCCCAGGTAGAATTCATTTGTTGAACCATTGTATAAAATCCACCAACTTGTTGATGCGCGTCTTTCACTGTAAATAGTACAACAAATTGTTTCGCCTGCATCACAATCAGTTCCATACCATCTTTTAACCCCTGCACGAAGGCTTGGCCGATGTTGAAGCTTTGTTCTTCCATTTTTACCTTTTCTATTGCAGTCTGAAAAAATCCAGGTGTTCCAATATCACTAATCATGCAGGAAGTGGTCACTGTATCTTTGCCGCGTAATAAAGTAAAATCTACTTTTTTATTTCTATTAGCGTCCATCATGCTTCTGTATTCGTCATAATAGATTATTTTTTGACCGTTCACTGCAAGAATGCGATCTCCTTTTTTTATATCCGCGTTGGCGGCAAAACTTGTTGCATCAACAGAGTCTATCTTAGCTGCAAAACGAGGCTGAACAAAGTTAGACTTCTTCATCCGTTTCAAAATTTTTCCTCTATCGTCGTTATTTACCGGGACAGAAAATTTTTCACCGTTTG is a genomic window of Sphingobacteriaceae bacterium containing:
- the rseP gene encoding RIP metalloprotease RseP yields the protein MFIKIAQLFLSLTILVTLHEFGHFWFAKRFKCRVDKFYLFFDFLFPFASVMNFAIWKKKIGDTEYGLGWFPFGGYVQIAGMVDEQMDKTLIDAPPQPWELRSKPAWQRLLVMMGGILVNLILGVFIFWMALLAYGKETLPITNITHGLMVDSSAYNLGLRNGDFITSLDGRPVRSINRIPVELIMNGVSSIEGVHANGEKFSVPVNNDDRGKILKRMKKSNFVQPRFAAKIDSVDATSFAANADIKKGDRILAVNGQKIIYYDEYRSMMDANRNKKVDFTLLRGKDTVTTSCMISDIGTPGFFQTAIEKVKMEEQSFNIGQAFVQGLKDGMELIVMQAKQFVVLFTVKDAHQQVGGFYTMVQQMNSTWDWQQFWMFTGFLSLALAFMNFLPIPMLDGGYIMFILWEMITGKKVSDQIIYYANNVGLFIVLGLMIYANTDWLRN